In a single window of the Flavobacterium sp. W4I14 genome:
- a CDS encoding lysophospholipase L1-like esterase (product_source=COG2755; cath_funfam=3.40.50.1110; cleavage_site_network=SignalP-noTM; cog=COG2755; pfam=PF13472; superfamily=52266) gives MKPNFSKLLVALGLIFVIAFHQANAQIVKWDSTYRPGKYVELVAKFKADPKSKTDFIFLGNSITAGTDWAKLLDLPQAKNRGISGDITFGVLERLQDVIDGKPTKVFILIGINDISRNIPDSVILRNYKTMIARIRKGSKKTHIYFNTLLPVNSAFEKFKNHYGKDEHILWLNDEIRKFTAKNVTVIDLYPNFTDQDKHLRAELTKDGLHLIPAGYQVWADFLRKSGYLTER, from the coding sequence ATGAAACCAAATTTTAGTAAATTATTAGTTGCGCTGGGGTTAATTTTTGTAATTGCCTTTCATCAAGCAAATGCCCAAATCGTAAAATGGGACAGCACTTACCGTCCGGGTAAATATGTTGAGCTGGTGGCTAAGTTTAAAGCCGATCCGAAATCTAAAACAGATTTTATCTTTTTGGGTAACAGCATTACCGCTGGAACGGATTGGGCTAAACTTTTAGATCTGCCACAGGCAAAAAACAGGGGAATTTCTGGCGATATTACTTTTGGTGTTTTAGAGCGTTTACAAGATGTAATTGATGGCAAACCGACAAAGGTTTTCATCCTGATCGGAATAAACGATATCTCCAGGAATATTCCGGATAGTGTGATCTTGAGGAATTACAAAACAATGATTGCCAGAATCAGAAAGGGTTCTAAGAAAACACACATCTATTTCAATACGCTTTTGCCAGTAAACAGTGCTTTCGAAAAATTTAAAAACCATTATGGCAAAGACGAACATATTCTTTGGTTAAATGATGAAATCAGAAAATTTACGGCTAAAAATGTAACAGTTATTGACTTATATCCAAATTTTACCGATCAGGACAAACATTTAAGGGCAGAACTTACCAAAGACGGTTTACACCTTATTCCAGCCGGATATCAGGTTTGGGCCGATTTTCTTAGAAAATCTGGTTATTTAACTGAGCGATAA
- a CDS encoding hypothetical protein (product_source=Hypo-rule applied; cleavage_site_network=SignalP-noTM; pfam=PF12771; superfamily=48452; transmembrane_helix_parts=Inside_1_6,TMhelix_7_24,Outside_25_523) translates to MKKKKNIIIYIILAGLSLSTLSCTKDFNEVNTDPLGKTEVNADQLLAPTLVNLMSTNMLRNRNFNNELMQVTVDLGDAEGKTFRYDIRRSAADNTWNNWYLNLTNIVDIQNIASKPEKLNKSYQGISLILQSWIYSLLTDTYGDVPFTEANKGKEGNYQPVFDKQKDIYLGMFEKLEQANNLLKDGTPIVVTSDPVFYGDVSKWRRLGNSLYLRLLLRVSGKAEVSPTVIAKIKDIVDVNSANYPIMVNNQHTAKLQWTGSNVSNALLTSPFMANVRVNDFYVPALGEFFINNLVVWNDPRILQSYGTSGINRFRIRPGTNGYAGVPSGYVPGNEPAKQSSFYSASDNAVLSLQTDPYTGIIMNAAEVDFILAEAAAKGWISGSAQAYYYKGIADAINYWLPTVMTGGATDPAVTAYVNAADIEWNNALPLNSASPNTMSKMLLIHQQKYYALFLVDFQQWFEYRRSAYPILQKGLGLLNNGIMPARLFYPVVAQSANPTNYKNAVASQGADAISTQVWWQKP, encoded by the coding sequence ATGAAAAAGAAGAAAAACATTATTATATATATCATCTTGGCAGGATTGAGTTTATCAACACTCTCTTGCACAAAAGATTTTAATGAAGTTAATACTGATCCGCTTGGAAAAACAGAAGTAAATGCCGATCAGCTATTGGCGCCAACATTAGTAAACCTAATGTCGACCAATATGTTGCGTAACCGTAACTTTAATAACGAGTTAATGCAGGTTACTGTTGATTTAGGCGATGCCGAAGGAAAAACGTTTAGATATGATATTAGACGAAGCGCTGCTGATAACACATGGAACAATTGGTATTTAAATTTAACCAATATTGTTGATATTCAGAATATTGCGAGTAAACCAGAAAAATTAAATAAATCATATCAAGGTATTTCTCTTATCCTACAATCGTGGATATATTCTTTACTTACAGATACTTATGGCGATGTACCTTTTACTGAGGCTAATAAAGGAAAAGAAGGTAATTACCAACCAGTTTTTGATAAGCAAAAAGATATTTATTTAGGAATGTTTGAGAAACTTGAACAAGCTAATAATTTATTGAAAGATGGAACACCAATTGTTGTTACCAGCGATCCGGTTTTTTACGGAGATGTAAGTAAATGGCGGAGATTAGGTAATTCACTATATTTAAGATTATTGCTTCGCGTATCGGGCAAAGCCGAAGTTTCACCAACTGTTATTGCTAAAATAAAGGATATCGTTGATGTTAATTCTGCTAATTATCCAATAATGGTCAATAATCAGCATACGGCTAAATTACAATGGACAGGTTCAAATGTGAGCAATGCATTACTTACATCGCCCTTTATGGCAAATGTACGCGTTAATGATTTTTACGTGCCTGCACTTGGTGAGTTTTTTATAAATAATCTGGTCGTATGGAATGACCCCCGTATTCTTCAATCTTACGGTACAAGTGGTATTAATCGTTTCCGTATTAGGCCAGGTACTAATGGATATGCAGGTGTGCCAAGTGGTTATGTACCAGGTAACGAGCCTGCAAAACAATCTAGTTTTTACTCGGCGAGTGATAATGCAGTTTTATCTCTTCAAACCGATCCTTATACAGGTATAATTATGAATGCTGCCGAAGTAGATTTTATTTTAGCAGAAGCAGCCGCCAAAGGATGGATAAGTGGAAGTGCCCAAGCTTATTATTACAAAGGAATTGCAGATGCGATAAATTATTGGTTACCTACGGTAATGACTGGCGGTGCAACCGATCCAGCAGTAACAGCTTATGTTAATGCGGCTGATATTGAATGGAATAATGCATTACCATTAAACAGCGCATCGCCTAACACAATGAGTAAAATGTTGTTAATCCATCAACAAAAATATTATGCATTGTTTTTGGTCGATTTTCAGCAATGGTTCGAATATCGTCGTAGTGCATACCCAATTTTGCAAAAAGGTTTAGGTTTGCTTAACAATGGAATAATGCCAGCCCGGTTATTTTATCCAGTGGTTGCTCAATCAGCAAATCCTACCAATTATAAAAATGCGGTAGCGTCGCAAGGTGCCGATGCAATCAGTACACAGGTTTGGTGGCAAAAACCTTAA
- a CDS encoding OPA family glycerol-3-phosphate transporter-like MFS transporter (product_source=KO:K02445; cath_funfam=1.20.1250.20; cog=COG2271; ko=KO:K02445; pfam=PF07690; superfamily=103473; tigrfam=TIGR00712; transmembrane_helix_parts=Inside_1_29,TMhelix_30_47,Outside_48_66,TMhelix_67_89,Inside_90_95,TMhelix_96_118,Outside_119_121,TMhelix_122_144,Inside_145_163,TMhelix_164_186,Outside_187_190,TMhelix_191_210,Inside_211_256,TMhelix_257_279,Outside_280_324,TMhelix_325_342,Inside_343_353,TMhelix_354_376,Outside_377_385,TMhelix_386_408,Inside_409_414,TMhelix_415_437,Outside_438_453): MSFRLFPPPAAHKPLLPEGKIKSIYSKERFKVFVGIFVGYAAYYLVRKNFSFAIPELQKLGFSKGELGLATSALSIAYGFSKFFMGNISDRSNARYFLSIGLVLSAFTMIFMGLVPFATSSIAIMFALLFINGWFQGMGWPACGRVVAHWYSIRERGTAMSFWNLAHNLGGFLVGPLTVLGFELFADYHGMLYFPGLIAILFAILVLILVRDTPQSVGLPPIEEYNNDYPKSYNAATQEKEFSAKEIFLEYVLNNRLLWFIAIANAFIYLVRNGIINWAPTFLQEVKHYTKGEAAWASGGYELVAIPGTILCGIISDKIFNGRRAPVTIIYMAMTLIAVLVYWKSPDANHLIRNGALWAIGFFIYGPVMLVGVQAIDLVPKKAAGTAAGLTGLFGYFIGDLLANAALGRLIDKQGWGASFIVIAISCLVAIFFTSFTWNREKKNLANLTPLAH; the protein is encoded by the coding sequence ATGAGTTTCAGACTTTTTCCACCACCAGCGGCACACAAACCTTTATTGCCTGAAGGGAAAATCAAATCAATATATAGTAAAGAACGATTTAAAGTTTTTGTAGGGATTTTTGTAGGCTACGCAGCCTATTATTTGGTGCGGAAAAACTTTTCTTTCGCTATACCAGAGCTTCAAAAATTAGGATTTAGTAAAGGTGAATTAGGTTTAGCCACATCTGCACTTTCTATCGCCTATGGTTTTAGCAAGTTTTTTATGGGAAACATATCCGATAGGAGTAATGCAAGATATTTTTTATCAATAGGTTTAGTCCTATCGGCTTTTACCATGATTTTTATGGGATTAGTTCCTTTTGCTACTTCATCAATTGCCATCATGTTTGCGCTGTTATTTATCAATGGTTGGTTTCAGGGGATGGGTTGGCCCGCTTGTGGAAGAGTTGTTGCACATTGGTATTCGATAAGAGAAAGAGGAACGGCAATGTCTTTTTGGAATTTAGCACATAATTTAGGTGGTTTTTTGGTGGGCCCCTTAACCGTTCTGGGTTTTGAACTTTTTGCAGATTATCATGGCATGTTATATTTTCCAGGTTTGATTGCCATTTTGTTTGCCATATTGGTTTTAATTTTAGTTAGGGATACACCGCAATCGGTTGGTTTGCCGCCAATTGAAGAGTACAATAATGATTATCCCAAAAGTTATAATGCTGCTACGCAAGAAAAAGAATTTTCAGCTAAAGAAATATTCTTAGAATACGTTTTAAATAATAGATTGCTGTGGTTTATCGCTATTGCTAATGCATTTATTTATTTAGTAAGAAATGGGATTATTAACTGGGCGCCAACTTTTTTACAAGAAGTTAAGCACTATACCAAAGGCGAAGCTGCTTGGGCCTCAGGTGGATACGAATTAGTAGCAATTCCCGGAACTATTCTTTGTGGTATAATTAGTGATAAAATATTTAATGGAAGAAGAGCGCCGGTAACCATTATTTATATGGCAATGACATTAATTGCGGTATTGGTGTATTGGAAAAGCCCCGATGCAAACCATTTGATTAGAAATGGCGCGCTATGGGCAATTGGATTTTTTATTTACGGGCCCGTAATGTTAGTTGGTGTACAAGCAATAGATTTAGTGCCAAAAAAAGCGGCAGGAACAGCTGCCGGCTTAACAGGTTTATTTGGTTACTTTATTGGAGATTTATTAGCAAATGCTGCATTAGGTCGTTTAATTGATAAACAAGGCTGGGGCGCAAGTTTTATAGTAATTGCTATTTCTTGTCTTGTTGCCATCTTCTTTACCTCTTTTACATGGAATAGAGAAAAGAAAAACTTAGCTAATCTCACACCATTAGCTCATTAA
- a CDS encoding dethiobiotin synthetase (product_source=KO:K01935; cath_funfam=3.40.50.300; cog=COG0132; ko=KO:K01935; pfam=PF13500; superfamily=52540; tigrfam=TIGR00347) — translation MAKYFITGIGTGIGKTLISAILTEKLKADYWKPIQSGDLDTSDSITLGSLISNTQTVIHPESYRLTQPLSPHLSARLDGIDIDLKKINMPLTENDLIIEGAGGLMVPLNEKELIIDLIKKLNVEVILVSQNYLGSINHTLLSVNLLKQYEIPIKGIIFNGDENVETERYIQQYTKIKKLGSVLSLKNIDKEKVKAAGQNLFI, via the coding sequence ATGGCTAAATATTTTATCACAGGCATAGGAACGGGCATCGGAAAAACATTAATCAGTGCCATTTTAACCGAAAAATTAAAAGCCGATTATTGGAAACCGATCCAATCGGGAGATTTAGATACCAGCGATAGCATAACATTAGGTAGTTTAATAAGCAATACACAAACCGTTATCCACCCGGAAAGCTACAGATTAACACAACCCCTATCACCGCATTTATCAGCGAGATTAGATGGCATTGACATTGATCTGAAAAAAATCAATATGCCTTTAACGGAGAACGATTTGATTATTGAAGGCGCTGGTGGTTTAATGGTACCCTTAAATGAAAAAGAGCTGATTATCGACCTGATCAAAAAGTTGAATGTTGAAGTGATACTGGTTTCACAAAATTATTTAGGAAGTATTAACCACACACTTTTATCCGTCAATCTGCTTAAACAATACGAAATTCCGATTAAAGGCATCATTTTTAATGGCGATGAGAATGTGGAAACGGAAAGATATATCCAGCAATATACTAAAATAAAAAAGCTAGGCAGTGTACTTAGCTTAAAAAATATTGATAAAGAAAAAGTGAAAGCAGCTGGCCAAAACCTTTTTATTTAG
- a CDS encoding 7-keto-8-aminopelargonate synthetase-like enzyme (product_source=COG0156; cath_funfam=3.90.1150.10; cog=COG0156; pfam=PF00155; superfamily=53383): MKLMLREIFGNNGSGLINQLNLTSKVFARIVTFGKALGVHGAIILGSKNLRHYLINFARSFIYTTAAPIHNIVAVKSAYQHLNKIDHQLIHQKIALFRKMLKERNISALDSESAIQGILFSSNEATKLAATALQSKGFDVRAILSPTVALGKERLRICLHNFNTDGEIISLVNHLKELN, encoded by the coding sequence ATGAAGCTCATGCTACGGGAAATTTTTGGCAACAATGGTAGCGGATTGATCAACCAGCTTAACCTGACCAGTAAAGTATTTGCACGGATTGTAACCTTTGGAAAAGCCTTAGGCGTACACGGAGCCATTATTTTAGGAAGTAAAAACTTACGCCATTACCTGATTAATTTTGCAAGATCGTTCATCTACACCACAGCTGCTCCCATTCATAATATAGTTGCAGTTAAATCGGCATACCAACACTTAAATAAAATTGATCATCAACTGATCCATCAAAAAATTGCTTTGTTTAGAAAAATGTTAAAAGAGCGAAACATTAGTGCACTTGATAGCGAAAGTGCTATTCAGGGTATTTTGTTTTCATCAAATGAAGCGACTAAACTGGCAGCTACAGCGCTGCAAAGCAAAGGTTTTGATGTACGGGCAATATTAAGCCCAACAGTAGCTTTGGGGAAAGAAAGGCTCAGGATCTGTCTTCACAACTTTAATACCGACGGGGAAATTATTTCGTTGGTTAACCATCTTAAAGAATTGAATTAA
- a CDS encoding hypothetical protein (product_source=Hypo-rule applied; cath_funfam=3.60.21.10; cleavage_site_network=SignalP-noTM; pfam=PF16370,PF16371; superfamily=49464,56300): MNRRSFIQKSTLLTTTLFVSLKSFPSSLFAVDGLVSGTVTSKGKAVSGVVISDGYSVVQTDNNGNYEIKLHELARFVWISTPSGYEFATESSIARHYYKPDTAGKLNFDLKPLKQKDNKHNFIIWADPQVKNKKDVEKMMSTSVPDTKKIIKSLGKVPVHGICVGDIVWDNHALFVDYNKAVAEMGIPFFQALGNHDMDYRMGGDETSDKTFQEHYGPTYYSFNRGKAHYIVLDDVRYLGIERTYDGFITQAQLDWMAKDLQFVDKNALVIISAHIPIHNAVKNNQDLYKVLDGFSNVHFMSGHTHYNKNTIVNNIYEHNHGTVCGAWWTGPICEDGTPNGYGVYEVNGTELKWYYQGTGLDRKEQVHIYVDELTGQKRLIANVWNWDPLWKVDYFLDGKPMGDMEQQKGFDPLSVNLFKGDKLPMGRTFAEPKMTEHLFLAHFEPSVKKVKVVVTDRFGEQFIAEA; this comes from the coding sequence ATGAATAGAAGATCATTTATACAAAAATCAACTTTATTAACCACAACCTTATTTGTTAGTTTAAAATCCTTTCCATCTTCCTTATTCGCTGTTGATGGATTGGTAAGCGGAACGGTAACCAGTAAAGGTAAGGCTGTTTCTGGGGTAGTGATTTCTGATGGATACAGTGTGGTGCAAACCGATAATAACGGTAACTATGAGATTAAACTTCACGAACTGGCCCGTTTTGTTTGGATAAGCACGCCTTCGGGTTACGAGTTTGCAACCGAGAGTAGCATTGCCCGCCATTATTATAAACCAGATACCGCAGGTAAGTTAAATTTCGATCTTAAGCCGTTAAAACAGAAGGACAACAAACACAACTTTATCATTTGGGCAGATCCGCAGGTGAAGAATAAAAAAGATGTAGAAAAAATGATGTCTACATCAGTTCCTGATACTAAAAAGATTATCAAATCATTAGGTAAAGTACCTGTTCATGGCATTTGTGTTGGCGATATTGTTTGGGATAATCATGCATTATTTGTTGACTATAACAAAGCGGTAGCAGAAATGGGCATTCCATTTTTCCAGGCATTAGGCAATCACGATATGGATTACCGTATGGGCGGGGATGAAACATCTGACAAAACTTTTCAAGAACACTACGGCCCAACTTATTATTCATTTAATCGTGGAAAAGCACATTATATCGTTTTAGATGATGTGAGATATTTAGGGATCGAACGTACTTATGATGGTTTCATCACTCAAGCTCAATTGGATTGGATGGCTAAAGACTTACAATTTGTTGATAAAAATGCTTTGGTTATCATCTCGGCGCATATTCCTATTCATAATGCGGTTAAAAACAATCAAGATTTATATAAAGTGCTGGATGGATTTTCCAATGTTCATTTTATGTCGGGACATACGCATTACAATAAAAATACCATCGTAAATAATATCTACGAACACAACCATGGTACGGTTTGCGGCGCTTGGTGGACTGGCCCGATTTGCGAGGATGGTACACCAAACGGCTATGGTGTTTATGAAGTAAACGGAACGGAATTAAAATGGTATTATCAGGGAACTGGCTTAGACAGAAAAGAACAAGTTCATATTTATGTAGATGAATTAACCGGCCAAAAGCGTTTAATAGCAAATGTTTGGAATTGGGATCCGCTGTGGAAAGTTGACTATTTTTTAGATGGAAAACCAATGGGAGATATGGAGCAGCAAAAAGGTTTTGATCCATTATCGGTTAATTTATTTAAGGGAGATAAGTTGCCAATGGGAAGAACTTTTGCCGAGCCTAAAATGACAGAACATTTGTTTTTAGCACATTTTGAGCCATCGGTTAAAAAAGTAAAAGTAGTAGTAACAGATCGTTTTGGAGAACAATTTATAGCAGAAGCATAA
- a CDS encoding 7-keto-8-aminopelargonate synthetase-like enzyme (product_source=COG0156; cath_funfam=3.40.640.10; cog=COG0156; pfam=PF00155; superfamily=53383), which translates to MSKIEQFLNGKLQDRKDNLSIRNLSTNIPPFDFCSNDYLGFARSSELKKLIDDTIATLPNYLNGAGGSRLLSGNTALTEETEQFIADFHLAESGLIFNSGYDVNVGLLSSIPQRGDTIITDELIHASIIDGCRLSHATRYKFLHNDINDLETKLKLAKGNIFVVVESVYSMDGDIAPLVDVSNLCERYQANLIVDEAHATGNFWQQW; encoded by the coding sequence ATGAGCAAAATTGAACAGTTTCTTAACGGCAAACTTCAGGATCGAAAAGATAACCTTTCGATCAGGAATTTATCGACGAACATCCCTCCTTTTGATTTTTGTTCTAATGATTATTTAGGTTTTGCCAGATCTAGCGAATTAAAAAAACTGATCGACGATACCATAGCCACACTCCCTAATTACCTGAATGGAGCCGGTGGTTCGCGACTGTTAAGCGGAAATACCGCACTTACAGAAGAAACCGAACAGTTTATCGCAGATTTTCACTTGGCTGAAAGTGGATTGATCTTTAATTCCGGCTATGATGTCAATGTAGGGCTATTATCAAGCATCCCGCAGCGCGGCGACACCATTATTACTGACGAATTGATTCACGCCAGCATTATAGATGGCTGCAGGTTAAGCCACGCTACGCGTTATAAATTCCTTCATAACGATATAAACGATCTTGAAACCAAACTGAAACTGGCAAAAGGAAACATATTTGTAGTGGTAGAAAGCGTTTATTCTATGGATGGAGATATTGCACCATTAGTAGACGTATCTAACCTTTGCGAACGCTACCAGGCCAACCTGATTGTAGATGAAGCTCATGCTACGGGAAATTTTTGGCAACAATGGTAG
- a CDS encoding hypothetical protein (product_source=Hypo-rule applied; pfam=PF18942; superfamily=51905), giving the protein MKNTLKYINAFAVIACILIIGCDKQKDEFVLGTISPFISNFDLKKSYKETDLVLNTTVMKGASSIKGVVISDFLAGNTPKNLLIVQNSRIVGNGIDSVRGIAINIGADAAKYTVGDSVHIKVEGGILKRVDGVLQIEGVNSSAVNKIASGKNIKVPIVNIANLIAQPLVYENTLVTVSNTVVEPEPVQGDTFSGDKTINDGFGKAKLHTEATANFSGNQLPSAANFTGVAYFKTQNNQPQLSLWVRNANDVFALPLVKPSPIIISGYLTNPGGSEAVTSGTQKGAYEYVQLLVTKDIDFSVTPYSLVTTNNAGSANPAPVNGWATGGVRTYKINITSGTAKKGDFIYVGGYSKLIWGFGSTNISSANWVAAVDYANNDGANFGTKNTNLLANSGNVAGIALFEGTTVNTSTVPVDVIMYGGGNPNSGNVYAAGPPELGYRITNTDYYTTINPSSRLQQNFFGAGSNTNRLGFQVEQTGTSGGGFIQLGGIYITSTGRWEKGRLLTNIVMSTTATISDLQTGAGVTVLKN; this is encoded by the coding sequence ATGAAAAATACATTAAAATATATAAATGCTTTCGCTGTTATTGCATGTATATTAATCATAGGATGTGATAAACAAAAAGATGAATTTGTGTTAGGTACAATAAGTCCTTTTATCTCTAATTTTGATTTAAAGAAATCTTATAAAGAAACCGATTTGGTACTTAATACAACTGTTATGAAAGGTGCCAGCTCTATAAAAGGAGTAGTAATATCTGATTTTCTGGCGGGGAATACACCAAAAAATTTATTAATTGTTCAAAACTCAAGAATTGTTGGTAATGGTATTGACTCGGTACGGGGGATAGCCATAAATATTGGCGCAGATGCAGCTAAATATACAGTAGGCGATTCGGTGCACATTAAAGTAGAAGGTGGGATTTTAAAGCGTGTAGATGGTGTGCTTCAAATTGAAGGTGTAAATAGCTCCGCAGTTAACAAAATTGCTTCTGGTAAAAACATTAAAGTGCCAATTGTAAATATTGCTAATTTAATAGCTCAACCTTTAGTGTACGAAAACACATTGGTTACTGTAAGTAATACCGTAGTAGAACCTGAGCCGGTACAGGGTGATACTTTTTCTGGCGATAAAACCATTAACGACGGTTTTGGTAAAGCAAAACTACATACCGAAGCTACAGCCAATTTTTCTGGTAATCAATTACCTTCTGCTGCAAATTTTACTGGAGTTGCATATTTTAAAACACAAAACAACCAACCTCAGCTTTCTTTATGGGTGCGTAATGCGAATGATGTATTTGCCTTGCCGTTAGTAAAGCCTTCTCCTATAATTATTTCTGGCTACTTAACCAATCCGGGAGGCAGTGAAGCTGTAACTAGCGGAACTCAAAAGGGAGCATATGAATATGTACAATTATTGGTAACAAAAGATATCGACTTTTCAGTTACTCCATACTCTTTGGTTACTACTAATAATGCAGGTTCTGCAAATCCGGCTCCTGTAAATGGATGGGCAACTGGTGGCGTACGTACCTATAAAATTAACATTACATCTGGTACTGCTAAAAAAGGTGATTTTATTTATGTTGGCGGTTACAGTAAATTGATATGGGGTTTTGGCTCAACAAATATTTCATCAGCAAACTGGGTGGCCGCAGTAGATTATGCAAATAATGATGGTGCAAACTTTGGAACTAAAAACACAAATTTATTAGCAAATAGCGGTAATGTAGCGGGTATAGCTCTTTTTGAAGGTACCACAGTTAATACAAGTACAGTGCCGGTAGATGTGATTATGTATGGCGGAGGAAATCCGAATTCTGGAAATGTATATGCTGCAGGCCCACCAGAACTTGGTTATAGAATTACAAATACAGATTATTACACTACAATAAATCCTTCTTCTCGCTTACAGCAAAACTTCTTTGGTGCTGGCAGCAATACCAATCGCTTAGGTTTTCAAGTTGAGCAGACCGGCACAAGTGGGGGTGGTTTTATCCAACTTGGCGGTATATATATAACAAGTACAGGAAGATGGGAAAAAGGCAGATTACTCACTAATATTGTAATGTCTACAACTGCTACTATTTCTGATTTGCAAACCGGAGCAGGCGTTACTGTTTTAAAAAATTAA
- a CDS encoding glycerophosphoryl diester phosphodiesterase (product_source=KO:K01126; cath_funfam=3.20.20.190; cog=COG0584; ko=KO:K01126; pfam=PF03009; superfamily=51695) → MNKSTIFFSFLSVALIAGCSQSTYQQKNMQNVSFPSFSAEAHRGGRGVMPENTIIAMQNAMTFDAVTTLEMDTHITKDGKVVVTHDDYLSPGFMLTPDGKDIPKTDAQKYPIYQMDYDLIKTFDIGTKVNTGFPQQKKIKTHISLLADLIDTVQKEIKLKNKRQLFYNIETKCDVKGDNVVNPEPAVFVKLLMDVIEKKKITPYVVIQSFDKRTIQIINKEYPGVRTSFLVSNKKTYEENMTDLGFKPFILSPIYTMVDTDLMKKAHADGVKVVPWTVNTPEEINRLKSLKVDGIITDYPNLF, encoded by the coding sequence ATGAATAAATCAACTATATTTTTCAGTTTTTTGAGTGTAGCTTTAATAGCCGGATGTAGTCAGTCAACCTACCAACAAAAGAATATGCAAAATGTAAGTTTTCCATCATTTAGTGCCGAAGCACATCGCGGAGGTAGGGGGGTAATGCCAGAAAATACCATCATCGCTATGCAAAATGCAATGACTTTTGATGCCGTTACTACGTTAGAAATGGATACCCATATCACCAAAGATGGTAAAGTTGTAGTAACTCACGATGATTATTTAAGTCCAGGTTTTATGCTTACGCCAGATGGAAAAGATATTCCTAAAACTGATGCGCAAAAATATCCTATCTATCAAATGGATTACGATTTAATAAAGACATTTGATATCGGTACTAAAGTAAATACAGGTTTTCCACAACAAAAAAAGATTAAAACCCATATTTCATTATTGGCAGATTTAATTGACACCGTTCAAAAAGAAATCAAGCTAAAAAACAAAAGACAGCTGTTTTACAATATCGAAACAAAATGCGATGTTAAAGGAGATAACGTGGTTAATCCAGAACCTGCAGTTTTTGTTAAATTGTTAATGGATGTCATTGAAAAAAAGAAAATCACACCGTATGTAGTTATTCAATCTTTCGATAAAAGAACTATCCAAATTATTAATAAAGAATATCCTGGTGTAAGAACTTCTTTTTTGGTAAGTAATAAAAAAACTTACGAAGAAAATATGACCGATTTAGGGTTTAAACCATTTATTTTAAGCCCAATTTACACAATGGTTGATACTGATTTAATGAAAAAAGCACATGCTGATGGTGTTAAAGTTGTGCCATGGACAGTAAATACACCTGAAGAAATTAACCGTTTAAAATCTTTAAAAGTGGATGGGATTATAACAGATTATCCAAATCTTTTTTAG